The DNA segment CACAATTCCAAAGTTTCAAATCGTTGGTAGGCATCCAGCATGTCAGATCCGCCCAACACAACTCCGTGGTTCTCCATAATTACGGCTTTACTGTCGGTACCAATAAATTGATCCGCAATTTTTTGACCCAATTCCTCACTTCCCGGACAACCATAAGGCGCATAACCTACTTTACCGCAAACAGAACGGAAATGGGGAGTAATATTGGTATTGGGAACTTGGCGAGTGATGCTGAAAGCCACCAATCCCGGAGGATGCGCGTGAATGATTGCATTGATTTCGGGACGCGCTTCAAAAATTGCTTTATGAAAAGGGAATTCAGATGATGGCTTGTGCAAACCTACGATAGTTCCGTCTTTTTTTACGCAAACAATATCCTTTGGAGTCAAATCTCCTTTATCTACAGCTGAAGGTGTAATCCAAATATCTCCATTTTTATCTCTTATCGAAATGTTACCCCCTGATGTTGTAGTCATTCCTTTTTTGTAAATTCTTCCAATGACCATGTTGATTTGCTCAACCGGGTGCATTAATTTAACGTCTAACTTTTTCATTATCTTACTTATTTATATCTTACTTATTTATTTTATTGTATATTATTTTTATGACCTAGACATGATGTGCATAGGTTTCTTTTTTTAACTGGGTTATGCTCAAGAATTTTTGATAGGCTTCATACCAAACTACAGGTTCTTGCGGAGTGAATTCATCCAATGGCACCGAATTGGCAATAATCTGGCGCATTTCCTGTAACGAGCTTACGCAACCGGCAGCCTTGGCTTGAATCATGATGTTTCCGATGGCAGTGGCTTCTGAAGGTCCTGCAATTACTGCAATTCCTGTGGCATTTGCCGTCCATTGATTCAATAAAGGGTTTTTTGATCCTCCGCCAATTACGTGCAATTTATCGATTGGGAATGGTGCCAAGTCTTTGAGTTTTCCCAACACATAATTGTATTTGAGCGAAAGACTTTCAAAAATGCAACGAACAAATTCGGCATGTGTGGAAGGCACGACTTGACCAGTTGATCGACAATAATTGGCAATTGCAGTTGGCATGCAAATTGGATTGGCAAATGAAACGTGGTCAGGGTCGATAAGCGATTGAAAAGCAGGAACGGTAGCCGTCATTTGAACCAGTTTTTCGTAGGCATAAGTGATGCCTTCGTTTTTCCAATCTTTCAAACATTGCTCCAATAACCACATTCCGGTGATGTTTTTCAAGAAACGGGTGGTTCCTTCAATTCCGCCTTCGTTGGTGAAGTTTAAGGCAAAAGTTTCTTCGTTTATAATGGGGTCTTTCACTTCAATACCCATCAAGGACCATGTTCCCGAACTTAGGTAAGCAAAATTTTCACTCAAAGCCGGAACCGCTGCCACCGCAGCAGCCGTATCGTGTCCTGCCACTGCAATCACGTTCACTTTACCCAATTCACTTTCCAAGGCCAAATCCTCTTTAAGGGTACCTATCAAATGACCAGGCATCACGATTTCTCCCAGAATGGAAGGCGAAACTCCGGCATTTTCAAGCAATTCGGCCTCAAATTTCTTGGTTCGGGGATTCAAAATTTGGGAAGTGGATGCCACGGTATATTCCACAACTTTGTTTCCGGTAAGCATGTAAGCCAATGCATCAGGAATGAACAACATGTCCTTGGCACTTTTAAGCAAAGAATTATTGGCTTGACTCAGGGCAAAAAGTTGGTACAAACTGTTAAAATTCATCACCTGGATTCCTGTCAGTTCATATACTTTTTCGCGCGAAATCAATTCGAAATATTTTTCCGGAATATCAATTGTATGCGGATCGCGATAAGCATACGGTGCGCCAAGAATCGAACCGTCTTCGGCAAGTAAAACAAAATCCACTCCCCAAGTATCGATGCCGATGGATGCGATTTCTACGCCTTCTCTTTTGGCAGCTACTAGTCCTTCTTTTAAACGTTCGAACAAAGAATAGATATTCCAATGGATATGGTTCCCGATTTGAAGTATTTGATTTGAAAAACGAGTAAGTTCCTTCATTTGAAGGCGACCGTTTTCAATGGTACCCAAAATGGTACGTCCGCTAGTTGCGCCAAGATCGAAAGCCAAGAATGATTTATTTTTCATCCGAAAGTATTGTTTAGTCTAAAATAAAAGTTTAATCGATTATTATTTACTGGACTGTTTTTTTTCAGCTCAATGAATAACCTTCTACAAATGTATTTTTTACACATGCAACCAATAATACATTTTTGATATTTAAACTTGACTTTTTGACAAAATTCTAAATTTTAATACCTGATAATTATCATATTATCAATAAAAAGACAAATTCATCCGAATATGAAAACAACAGCCAAAGCCTGTCATTATTGTATTGGATGTTTAATTTTTTGCAGAAAAAAGATTTTAGATATCCCATTCTGGGTTTGTAGAATCAGTTGCGCCAAAAAGAAAAAACATAAAATATTGCTTTTAAATTCAGAAAAATTAATTTGAAACCAGTTTCAAGAACGAGATTTAACTGGAATCGAAAAATTATTTAACAAGGAAATTTTCTTAATAAAAAAGAGGAAATATCCGCAAAATAGTGTAACTTTAAATAGTTTAATATTTCTCGACATGAAAAAAATTACCTTGATTTTTTTATTGTTTTTTGCCAATATGGCATTGGCCCAAGAAAAAATGACTACCAATAAAGGAATCGTTAATTTTGAGGCTTCGGTGCCTTTATTTGAAGAAGTAAAAGCAAAAAATGAAAATGCAACTTGTGTCTTAAACCTAAAAAATGGAGAAATTTCGAGTACCGTTTTTATAAAATTTTTCCGCTTCAAGATTTCTTTGATGGAAAAGCATTTCAACGAGAATTATATGGAAAGTGACCACTATCCGAAAGCCACTTTTAAAGGAAAAATCGAAGGTTTCAATCTTAATATAATTGGAACTTCCCCAAAAGAATTCAACCTCAAAGGTATCTTGAAATTACACGGAAAATCCAAAAAAATCAACACAGTTGCCATCCTTAGAAAATCGAACAATGGACTGGAAATCATCACGAATTTCAACGTGAACACCAAGGATTTTAATATCAAAATCCCGGAAATATTGAGTATGAAAATAGCGGAAACCGTGAATATCAAAACAGCCTTTTGGGTAGAATGAATCTATTTCCCAAGACAATCGCGAAGTGCCGTTTTTAAAGCTGTAAATTGGAATTTAAATCCCGTTTCTTGAATTTTCACAGAAGAAACCCTTCTTCCCGTCAGTAAAATTTGCGCCATTTCGCCCATTGCCATTTTTATCAAAAAAGCAGGAACATTGGGCAACCAAAGAGAATATC comes from the Flavobacterium limnophilum genome and includes:
- a CDS encoding rhamnulokinase; the encoded protein is MKNKSFLAFDLGATSGRTILGTIENGRLQMKELTRFSNQILQIGNHIHWNIYSLFERLKEGLVAAKREGVEIASIGIDTWGVDFVLLAEDGSILGAPYAYRDPHTIDIPEKYFELISREKVYELTGIQVMNFNSLYQLFALSQANNSLLKSAKDMLFIPDALAYMLTGNKVVEYTVASTSQILNPRTKKFEAELLENAGVSPSILGEIVMPGHLIGTLKEDLALESELGKVNVIAVAGHDTAAAVAAVPALSENFAYLSSGTWSLMGIEVKDPIINEETFALNFTNEGGIEGTTRFLKNITGMWLLEQCLKDWKNEGITYAYEKLVQMTATVPAFQSLIDPDHVSFANPICMPTAIANYCRSTGQVVPSTHAEFVRCIFESLSLKYNYVLGKLKDLAPFPIDKLHVIGGGSKNPLLNQWTANATGIAVIAGPSEATAIGNIMIQAKAAGCVSSLQEMRQIIANSVPLDEFTPQEPVVWYEAYQKFLSITQLKKETYAHHV
- a CDS encoding YceI family protein; translated protein: MKKITLIFLLFFANMALAQEKMTTNKGIVNFEASVPLFEEVKAKNENATCVLNLKNGEISSTVFIKFFRFKISLMEKHFNENYMESDHYPKATFKGKIEGFNLNIIGTSPKEFNLKGILKLHGKSKKINTVAILRKSNNGLEIITNFNVNTKDFNIKIPEILSMKIAETVNIKTAFWVE